In one window of Branchiostoma lanceolatum isolate klBraLanc5 chromosome 15, klBraLanc5.hap2, whole genome shotgun sequence DNA:
- the LOC136420375 gene encoding uncharacterized protein isoform X1 → MSALQVHTDNISKLCRFCGEVAFTKKEKLQKLHPNLCSDYADKIQQVWGVNVLKDRSDQHPPCLCNGCRARLYKPLKQNRTKRVSWYHHSNDCIHCEKVHTLSRGGRRKRSRSLGRPRAESHVSPSVTNKDSTCKSKQENISPPPPIQVVLVVPPAPPPVYLVQAPKPLNPVTANINITPGSVRVDLEEKGPLSTDEDMAFTAMLRRKLEGQGSENKTFVAKTGGKPMKFTHTPQPQKSSADASASTVAKRVRREEGFRNDLSGGCAEMQLAAEVARCKKDQLQRLLQLMDVGQVRIPSGHFLGMKTSVNINWAKCDELRRWMRQYGIIVESEKVSRARAAQLLSDMEVVCENLPFTLKVDDETKVVLRPCAYLSSMKDALWDFLKRSKEAGTLTWHGDAIPANEVWVKVGGDHGGGSFKFLFEVLNKARPNAIDNSVVVCVFEAKDSRENLQLALSRFSKEIQEIQQEMWRCDGLEYSIKLFSVGDYAYLGMIYGISGANGNRPCLWCDITQEDMKRERDDQPLQLTPRTLETLATHHLQFVTVGRSRRQRAKHHHNAIASAMFPIPIDQTIVPALHISLGVFLKLYKLLETDVHTMDLRLQRYLQVVIQEDELDRNRIEEDQRLACLQPYIQAIDKAQAYETEAENLQDNIEENEDNLALMALDQNVEDREIAQAVFDEAVAIIDGLTEKRDNLLEQAAEILSKASIKKGKGPFASSLEPVLNEFNVHVQAYHSRSFVGNDVHKMLHDKPIEALTSAVDQAVNDVLEGHPGFPLSLIPNGKEVARKYDLLFKLFAKCHRAYAHSKPMGEKDIDQLAMDIELFLQTYRDHSHVTSVKFHMLEHHVVPCIRRWGFGLGFMAEQGVEQIHSRFNTLGTSTSRIVDPIARLKSTMKTHLINVSPDHVGKAPKPVPRKKKV, encoded by the exons ATGTCTGCACTTCAAGTACATACGGATAACATTTCAAAGCTGTGCAGGTTTTGCGGTGAAGTAGCttttacaaagaaagaaaagctgCAAAAGCTTCACCCTAACCTCTGCTCAGATTATGCAGACAAGATTCAGCAGGTGTGGGGGGTGAATGTACTAAAAGACAGGAGTGACCAACATCCACCCTGTCTATGCAATGGGTGCAGGGCAAGACTGTACAAGCCCCTAAAACAGAATCGCACAAAGCGGGTATCATGGTACCACCACAGTAATGATTGTATACATTGCGAAAAAGTGCATACATTGTCGAGGGGTGGACGACGGAAGAGGAGTCGTTCTTTGGGGAGACCCAGGGCTGAGAGTCATGTATCACCAAGTGTCACAAATaaagatagtacatgtaaatcaaaacaAGAGAacatcagcccccctcccccaatccAAGTAGTTCTGGTTGTACCACCGGCACCACCTCCTGTGTATTTGGTTCAGGCTCCTAAGCCGTTAAACCCAGTCACGGCAAATATTAACATAACACCTGGCAGCGTGAGAGTTGACTTGGAAGAAAAAGGCCCTCTGTCTACAGATGAAGACATGGCGTTCACTGCCATGCTTCGGCGAAAGCTGGAGGGCCAGGGAAGTGAGAACAAAACTTTTGTTGCCAAAACAGGAGGAAAG CCCATGAAGTTCACCCACACCCCCCAACCTCAGAAGAGCAGCGCTGATGCATCAGCATCAACGGTTGCAAAACGAGTGCGTCGGGAGGAGGGGTTTAGGAATGACTTAAGCGGAGGCTGTGCTGAGATGCAGCTGGCAGCAGAGGTTGCGAGGTGTAAGAAGGACCAACTCCAACGTCTCCTCCAGCTGATGGATGTTGGCCAGGTGCGCATCCCCAGTGGCCACTTCCTGGGGATGAAGACAAGTGTGAACATCAACTGGGCTAAGTGTGATGAACTTCGGAG GTGGATGCGCCAGTATGGCATTATAGTAGAGAGTGAGAAGGTGTCTAGGGCAAGAGCAGCTCAGCTCCTGTCAGACATGGAGGTGGTATGTGAAAACCTACCGTTCACTCTGAAGGTAGACGATGAGACGAAGGTGGTACTCCGGCCATGCGCCTACCTCTCCTCTATGAAGGATGCACTCTGGGACTTCCTAAAGAGAAGTAAAGAGGCAGG GACTCTGACATGGCATGGGGACGCGATACCAGCGAACGAGGTGTGGGTTAAGGTCGGCGGGGATCACGGTGGGGGGTCCTTCAAGTTCTTGTTTGAAGTACTCAACAAGGCAAGGCCAAATGCCATTGACAACTCAGTCGTAGTGTGCGTCTTTGAAGCGAAAGACTCCAGGGAGAATCTTCAGCTGGCCCTCTCAAGGTTCTCTAAAGAAATTCAGGAGATCCAGCAAGAAATGTGGAG ATGTGATGGCCTCGAATACTCCATAAAACTGTTCAGCGTGGGCGATTATGCCTATTTAGGCATGATCTATGGAATCTCAGGAGCAAATG GCAATAGGCCATGCCTGTGGTGCGATATCACACAAGAGGATAtgaagagggagagagacgaCCAGCCGCTCCAGTTGACTCCAAGAACGCTAGAGACACTGGCCACGCACCACCTTCAGTTCGTGACTGTGGGAAGGAGCCGGAGGCAACGTGCTAAACATCATCACAACGCCATTGCCTCCGCAATGTTCCCCATCCCAATTGACCAG ACTATAGTGCCAGCCCTACACATCAGCTTGGGCGTTTTCCTGAAGCTCTACAAGCTGCTAGAGACTGATGTACATACAATGGACCTGCGGCTTCAGCGCTACTTACAGGTAGTGATCCAGGAAGATGAGCTAGACAGAAACAGAATCGAGGAAGACCAACGCCTTGCCTGTTTGCAGCCGTACATACAGGCTATCGACAAGGCTCAGGCCTATGAGACTGAGGCAGAGAACTTACAGGATAACATTGAAGAGAATGAAGACAACCTTGCGTTGATGGCTCTGGATCAGAACGTGGAAGACCGAGAGATAGCTCAAGCTGTCTTTGACGAGGCTGTGGCCATCATTGATGGACTAACAGAGAAACGAGACAATTTG CTGGAGCAGGCAGCTGAAATCCTCAGCAAAGCCAGCATTAAGAAAGGGAAGGGCCCCTTTGCCAGCAGCCTGGAGCCTGTCCTTAACGAGTTCAACGTGCATGTGCAGGCCTATCATAGCCGAAGCTTTGTTGGAAATGATGTGCACAAAATGCTACAT GATAAACCAATTGAGGCCTTGACATCAGCTGTGGACCAGGCAGTGAATGATGTGCTGGAAGGACATCCAGGCTTCCCCCTCTCCTTGATCCCAAATGGCAAGGAAGTGGCGAGGAAATATGACCTGCTTTTTAAACTCTTTGCCAAATGCCACCGGGCATATGCCCATAGCAAACCAATGGGAGAGAAGGACATAGACCAGCTAG CAATGGACATCGAACTGTTTCTACAGACATACCGGGATCACAGCCACGTGACCAGCGTGAAGTTTCACATGCTGGAGCATCATGTTGTGCCTTGTATCAGAAGATGGGGGTTCGGTCTCGGATTCATGGCTGAGCAGGGGGTGGAGCAAATCCATAGCAGGTTCAACACCCTGGGTACATCGACAAGTCGGATAGTTGACCCCATAGCTCGATTAAAGTCCACAATGAAAACCCACTTGATCAATGTAAGCCCTGACCATGTGGGCAAAGCACCGAAGCCTGTGCCAAGAAAGAAAAAGGTGTAG
- the LOC136420375 gene encoding uncharacterized protein isoform X2, with translation MKFTHTPQPQKSSADASASTVAKRVRREEGFRNDLSGGCAEMQLAAEVARCKKDQLQRLLQLMDVGQVRIPSGHFLGMKTSVNINWAKCDELRRWMRQYGIIVESEKVSRARAAQLLSDMEVVCENLPFTLKVDDETKVVLRPCAYLSSMKDALWDFLKRSKEAGTLTWHGDAIPANEVWVKVGGDHGGGSFKFLFEVLNKARPNAIDNSVVVCVFEAKDSRENLQLALSRFSKEIQEIQQEMWRCDGLEYSIKLFSVGDYAYLGMIYGISGANGNRPCLWCDITQEDMKRERDDQPLQLTPRTLETLATHHLQFVTVGRSRRQRAKHHHNAIASAMFPIPIDQTIVPALHISLGVFLKLYKLLETDVHTMDLRLQRYLQVVIQEDELDRNRIEEDQRLACLQPYIQAIDKAQAYETEAENLQDNIEENEDNLALMALDQNVEDREIAQAVFDEAVAIIDGLTEKRDNLLEQAAEILSKASIKKGKGPFASSLEPVLNEFNVHVQAYHSRSFVGNDVHKMLHDKPIEALTSAVDQAVNDVLEGHPGFPLSLIPNGKEVARKYDLLFKLFAKCHRAYAHSKPMGEKDIDQLAMDIELFLQTYRDHSHVTSVKFHMLEHHVVPCIRRWGFGLGFMAEQGVEQIHSRFNTLGTSTSRIVDPIARLKSTMKTHLINVSPDHVGKAPKPVPRKKKV, from the exons ATGAAGTTCACCCACACCCCCCAACCTCAGAAGAGCAGCGCTGATGCATCAGCATCAACGGTTGCAAAACGAGTGCGTCGGGAGGAGGGGTTTAGGAATGACTTAAGCGGAGGCTGTGCTGAGATGCAGCTGGCAGCAGAGGTTGCGAGGTGTAAGAAGGACCAACTCCAACGTCTCCTCCAGCTGATGGATGTTGGCCAGGTGCGCATCCCCAGTGGCCACTTCCTGGGGATGAAGACAAGTGTGAACATCAACTGGGCTAAGTGTGATGAACTTCGGAG GTGGATGCGCCAGTATGGCATTATAGTAGAGAGTGAGAAGGTGTCTAGGGCAAGAGCAGCTCAGCTCCTGTCAGACATGGAGGTGGTATGTGAAAACCTACCGTTCACTCTGAAGGTAGACGATGAGACGAAGGTGGTACTCCGGCCATGCGCCTACCTCTCCTCTATGAAGGATGCACTCTGGGACTTCCTAAAGAGAAGTAAAGAGGCAGG GACTCTGACATGGCATGGGGACGCGATACCAGCGAACGAGGTGTGGGTTAAGGTCGGCGGGGATCACGGTGGGGGGTCCTTCAAGTTCTTGTTTGAAGTACTCAACAAGGCAAGGCCAAATGCCATTGACAACTCAGTCGTAGTGTGCGTCTTTGAAGCGAAAGACTCCAGGGAGAATCTTCAGCTGGCCCTCTCAAGGTTCTCTAAAGAAATTCAGGAGATCCAGCAAGAAATGTGGAG ATGTGATGGCCTCGAATACTCCATAAAACTGTTCAGCGTGGGCGATTATGCCTATTTAGGCATGATCTATGGAATCTCAGGAGCAAATG GCAATAGGCCATGCCTGTGGTGCGATATCACACAAGAGGATAtgaagagggagagagacgaCCAGCCGCTCCAGTTGACTCCAAGAACGCTAGAGACACTGGCCACGCACCACCTTCAGTTCGTGACTGTGGGAAGGAGCCGGAGGCAACGTGCTAAACATCATCACAACGCCATTGCCTCCGCAATGTTCCCCATCCCAATTGACCAG ACTATAGTGCCAGCCCTACACATCAGCTTGGGCGTTTTCCTGAAGCTCTACAAGCTGCTAGAGACTGATGTACATACAATGGACCTGCGGCTTCAGCGCTACTTACAGGTAGTGATCCAGGAAGATGAGCTAGACAGAAACAGAATCGAGGAAGACCAACGCCTTGCCTGTTTGCAGCCGTACATACAGGCTATCGACAAGGCTCAGGCCTATGAGACTGAGGCAGAGAACTTACAGGATAACATTGAAGAGAATGAAGACAACCTTGCGTTGATGGCTCTGGATCAGAACGTGGAAGACCGAGAGATAGCTCAAGCTGTCTTTGACGAGGCTGTGGCCATCATTGATGGACTAACAGAGAAACGAGACAATTTG CTGGAGCAGGCAGCTGAAATCCTCAGCAAAGCCAGCATTAAGAAAGGGAAGGGCCCCTTTGCCAGCAGCCTGGAGCCTGTCCTTAACGAGTTCAACGTGCATGTGCAGGCCTATCATAGCCGAAGCTTTGTTGGAAATGATGTGCACAAAATGCTACAT GATAAACCAATTGAGGCCTTGACATCAGCTGTGGACCAGGCAGTGAATGATGTGCTGGAAGGACATCCAGGCTTCCCCCTCTCCTTGATCCCAAATGGCAAGGAAGTGGCGAGGAAATATGACCTGCTTTTTAAACTCTTTGCCAAATGCCACCGGGCATATGCCCATAGCAAACCAATGGGAGAGAAGGACATAGACCAGCTAG CAATGGACATCGAACTGTTTCTACAGACATACCGGGATCACAGCCACGTGACCAGCGTGAAGTTTCACATGCTGGAGCATCATGTTGTGCCTTGTATCAGAAGATGGGGGTTCGGTCTCGGATTCATGGCTGAGCAGGGGGTGGAGCAAATCCATAGCAGGTTCAACACCCTGGGTACATCGACAAGTCGGATAGTTGACCCCATAGCTCGATTAAAGTCCACAATGAAAACCCACTTGATCAATGTAAGCCCTGACCATGTGGGCAAAGCACCGAAGCCTGTGCCAAGAAAGAAAAAGGTGTAG